One window from the genome of Dioscorea cayenensis subsp. rotundata cultivar TDr96_F1 chromosome 3, TDr96_F1_v2_PseudoChromosome.rev07_lg8_w22 25.fasta, whole genome shotgun sequence encodes:
- the LOC120282916 gene encoding LRR receptor-like serine/threonine-protein kinase — translation MHSSLHSLTTLIIVLSLFFIGSLSIDEQGQALLSWKQTLNTSTTALSSWNPSDINPCKWLGVTCNSNSQVTGLSLISFCLNGPLPSNFQSLKSLKTLILSSTNISGKIPKAFGDYTELRLIDLSSNQISGEVPVELFKLKKLESLALNTNLLQGPIPSEIGNLSSLTYLTLFDNDFSGSIPSSIGKLTNLEVFRAGGNQNIKGVLPPEIGNCSNLIMLGLAETGISGNLPTTIGLLKKIKTIAIYTALLSGPIPKEIGDCTELTSLYLYQNSLTGSIPAEFGQLTKLQTLLLWQNSLVGSIPEEIGNCRELSLVDFSLNQLTGSIPKSIGNLSNLQQLQLSTNQLTGSIPSEISNCTGLTDIELDNNAFSGEISIDFKRLENLTLFFAWQNKLTGKIPGDLAECQHLQSVDLSYNSLVGPIPEKLFGLQNLTKLLLLSNELSGFIPPEIGNCTNLFRLRLNGNRLSGVIPVEIGNLKNLNFLDMSNNRFVGLIPPAISGCDSLQFLDLHSNALSGSLPELFPKSLQFLDVSNNRLTGALTAGIGSLPELTKLLLGKNRLSGEIPRDISYCSKLQLLDLGDNGFSGEIPQELGQLPALEISLNLSCNQLSGEIPMQFSGLEKLGCLDISHNKLTGGLDPLSGLQNLISLNVSFNEFSGELPHTLFFQKLPMSDLAGNRGLYISADGGGGSRSEFRSGRDAMPALKLAMSVLVSVSAVLLLTAVYMLVRTRTGDDQSSEDDQTWEVTLYQKLEFSIAEVVKSLTSANVIGTGSSGVVYKVGIPNSETLAVKKMWASEDSGAFHNEISALGSIRHRNIVRLLGWAGNRNTRLLFYNYLSNGSLSMFLHRGGKCTAEWETRYEIAIGVAHAVAYLHHDCVPVIIHGDVKSMNVLLGPKFEPFLADFGLARTFSSSSSSNSNSKPTHIAGSYGYIAPEHASTERITEKSDVYSFGVVLLEVITGRHPLDPALPGGAHLVQWVKQHLQRKYDALELIDARLRGLPDCQIQEMFQALAIAVLCVNSRAADRPAMKDVVALLKEIRLPVTDESK, via the exons ATGCATTCTTCTCTGCACTCATTAACCACTTTGATCATTGTCctctccttgttcttcattGGTTCTCTTTCCATTGATGAGCAAGGCCAAGCTTTGCTCTCATGGAAACAAACATTGAACACTTCTACTACTGCTTTGAGTTCATGGAATCCATCAGATATCAATCCATGCAAATGGCTTGGTGTCACTTGCAACTCCAATTCTCAAGTCACTGGTTTGAGTTTAATTTCTTTCTGTCTCAATGGCCCATTGCCTTCAAATTTCCAATCTCTCAAGtctctcaaaaccttaatcctctCTTCCACCAACATTTCCGGCAAAATACCGAAAGCATTCGGCGATTACACCGAGCTCCGTTTAATCGATCTTAGCAGTAATCAAATCTCCGGCGAGGTCCCCGTCGAGCTCTTCAAACTCAAAAAGCTTGAATCACTAGCTCTAAACACTAATCTTCTGCAAGGACCTATACCTTCTGAGATTGGAAATTTATCGAGCCTTACTTATCTTACTCTTTTTGACAATGATTTCAGTGGAAGTATACCTTCATCCATTGGCAAGCTTACTAATCTTGAAGTTTTTCGAGCGGGAGGAAACCAAAACATCAAGGGAGTATTGCCACCAGAGATCGGAAACTGCAGTAATCTCATCATGTTAGGCCTCGCTGAGACTGGCATCTCCGGCAACCTCCCTACAACAATTGGGTTATTGAAGAAGATCAAAACCATTGCTATTTACACCGCATTACTCTCAGGACCAATACCGAAAGAGATCGGTGACTGTACTGAGCTTACAAGCTTGTATCTTTATCAGAATTCTCTCACTGGTTCGATTCCGGCAGAGTTTGGTCAGCTCACAAAACTTCAAACTCTTCTCCTGTGGCAGAACAGCCTTGTTGGATCAATCCCGGAAGAAATCGGCAATTGCCGAGAACTATCTCTCGTTGATTTCTCACTGAATCAGTTAACTGGCAGCATTCCGAAGAGCATTGGCAATCTTTCTAATCTTCAACAACTGCAACTCAGCACTAATCAGCTCACCGGAAGTATCCCGTCGGAGATCTCTAATTGCACTGGGCTAACCGATATTGAGCTCGATAACAATGCGTTCTCTGGCGAGATAAGTATAGACTTCAAGAGGCTTGAGAACCTCACGTTGTTCTTTGCTTGGCAAAACAAGCTCACGGGAAAGATCCCCGGAGATTTGGCTGAGTGCCAGCATCTCCAATCTGTTGATCTTTCTTATAATTCTCTTGTCGGACCGATACCGGAGAAGCTTTTTGGGTTGCAGAACCTCACCAAGTTGTTGCTTCTGTCTAATGAGTTGTCTGGATTCATTCCGCCGGAGATTGGCAATTGCACCAATCTCTTCCGGCTGAGATTGAATGGTAACCGTCTCTCCGGTGTGATTCCGGTGGAGATTGGTAACTTGAAAAATCTCAACTTTCTTGATATGAGTAACAACAGGTTTGTTGGTTTGATTCCTCCGGCGATCTCCGGCTGTGATAGTCTTCAgtttcttgatcttcattccaaTGCACTCTCTGGCTCATTGCCGGAGTTATTTCCGAAGAGCCTGCAATTTCTTGATGTGTCAAATAATAGGCTCACCGGAGCATTGACGGCTGGAATTGGATCACTGCCAGAGTTGACAAAGCTTCTGCTCGGCAAGAATAGGCTCTCTGGCGAAATTCCCCGGGATATTAGCTATTGCTCTAAGTTGCAATTGCTTGATCTCGGAGACAATGGCTTCTCTGGTGAGATACCGCAGGAGTTAGGCCAACTTCCAGCACTAGAGATCTCACTGAATCTCAGCTGTAACCAGCTTTCTGGCGAGATACCGATGCAATTCTCCGGGTTAGAGAAGCTTGGATGTTTAGACATTTCTCACAACAAGCTCACTGGTGGCCTAGACCCGCTTTCCGGGCTTCAAAACCTTATCTCTTTGAACGTCTCATTCAATGAATTCTCCGGCGAGCTACCACATACTCTGTTTTTCCAAAAACTTCCTATGAGTGATCTTGCCGGAAACCGTGGCTTATATATTTCTGCTGATGGTGGTGGTGGCTCTCGGAGTGAATTCCGATCAGGAAGAGATGCAATGCCAGCATTGAAACTAGCAATGTCTGTGCTAGTAAGCGTTAGCGCCGTGCTACTACTCACCGCCGTCTACATGCTAGTCAGAACTCGAACCGGGGATGATCAGAGTAGCGAAGATGATCAAACATGGGAGGTCACATTGTACCAAAAACTCGAATTCTCAATTGCTGAAGTAGTCAAGAGTTTAACAAGTGCAAATGTGATCGGAACAGGGAGCTCGGGTGTTGTCTACAAGGTCGGTATACCCAACAGCGAAACGCTTGCCGTGAAAAAGATGTGGGCTTCAGAAGATTCAGGTGCATTTCACAATGAAATATCGGCATTAGGTTCGATTCGACACCGGAATATAGTGAGGCTCTTAGGATGGGCTGGCAATAGAAACACAAGACTCTTGTTCTACAACTATCTGTCTAATGGTAGCTTGAGTATGTTCCTCCACCGTGGTGGAAAATGCACGGCAGAGTGGGAGACCAGATACGAAATTGCAATCGGGGTTGCGCATGCCGTCGCCTATTTACACCATGATTGTGTGCCTGTAATCATCCATGGAGATGTTAAGTCTATGAATGTGCTATTGGGGCCCAAATTCGAACCCTTTTTGGCGGACTTTGGTCTTGCAAGGACATTTAGCTCAAGCTCAAgctcaaattcaaattcaaagcCTACTCATATAGCTGGTTCTTATGGATATATAGCTCCAG AGCATGCATCAACAGAGAGAATTACTGAAAAGAGTGATGTGTATAGCTTTGGGGTTGTGTTGCTTGAGGTGATCACAGGGAGACATCCATTGGATCCTGCATTGCCTGGAGGTGCTCATTTGGTGCAGTGGGTGAAGCAACATTTGCAGAGGAAGTATGATGCTTTGGAATTAATTGATGCAAGGCTTCGAGGACTGCCGGATTGTCAGATACAAGAGATGTTTCAGGCACTCGCCATTGCCGTCTTGTGTGTTAATTCTCGGGCAGCCGATCGTCCGGCAATGAAGGATGTCGTCGCATTGCTTAAAGAGATAAGATTGCCAGTCACAGATGAGAGTAAGTGA
- the LOC120283931 gene encoding F-box/FBD/LRR-repeat protein At5g22700-like isoform X1 — translation MERPWKIQNLSLDLDEFERYTDKIKIDRISKLPDALLLQILSFLQVQDVMRVCCVSTRWKHLWKSVPSIDFTEAKIRTTGEFIRAVNKALSNRGGLQIREFRVCVDSDLCQINNVDYWITFVVSHNVEVLYLDCTPDRPVSVNKDKLCLIPQSLYRCQYLHTLTLKFCQMDLPSIFCLASLRKLHLELVEFTNEDLEVLLSNCPSLKYLTLKNCSKYTHLRVFAKNSHNENLNIHEDGLNSETDLLVSAPNLLTLNFSGQSKRERFFGENLKSLVSVNFNFSSTYRHIWDPEDCFLFGQFIDHFCYVKSLKLSNWCILNLSIRAILNLGTSVSNMVSNTVNEATLATRFNKCELAGLVYVLKNFINLGVLILNVVEDVETKFEDILKDEGFYETTYWKPDELSVVGLQQHLRTVAIHGILGSKSFSSTAELVPTEDILDRRRTEFEFVRFLLKNLKELETMFITPTEGLNTFSDSKKLDILFQLSSRLLSLPRSSPNVQVIIRPIQHTGIGINRTQLRL, via the exons ATGGAGAGGCCTTGGAAGATACAGAACCTTTCTTTGGACTTGGATGAATTTGAGAGATATACTGATAAGATCAAAATTGATAGGATCAGTAAATTGCCTGATGCTTTGCTCCTTCAAATCCTTTCCTTCCTGCAAGTGCAAGATGTTATGCGGGTGTGCTGTGTGTCGACGAGATGGAAGCATTTGTGGAAGTCAGTCCCTTCCATAGACTTCACTGAAGCAAAGATAAGGACAACTGGAGAGTTCATTAGAGCTGTCAATAAAGCGCTAAGCAATCGAGGAGGTTTACAGATCAGAGAGTTCCGGGTATGTGTCGACTCTGATTTATGCCAAATCAACAATGTTGACTATTGGATTACATTCGTGGTGAGCCACAACGTTGAAGTACTGTATTTGGACTGCACCCCTGATAGACCAGTCAGCGTGAATAAGGATAAATTATGCTTGATACCTCAAAGTTTGTATCGATGCCAATATTTGCACACACTAACATTGAAGTTTTGCCAGATGGACTTGCCGTCAATTTTTTGCCTGGCCTCTCTCAGAAAACTTCACCTTGAACTTGTGGAGTTTACCAATGAAGACTTGGAGGTTCTTCTTAGCAATTGTCCATCCCTCAAATATCTTACACTGAAAAACTGCAGTAAGTACACTCATCTTAGAGTTTTTGCTAAGAATTCACATAATGAGAACTTGAATATACATGAGGATGGTTTGAATTCAGAAACAGATCTTTTGGTCTCTGCTCCCAATCTCTTGACATTAAATTTCTCTGGTCAGTCAAAAAGAGAGAGGTTTTTTGGGGAGAACCTCAAGTCTCTTGTGTCTGTCAACTTTAATTTCTCATCAACCTACCGCCATATTTGGGACCCTGAAGATTGCTTCCTCTTTGGGCAGTTCATTGATCATTTCTGTTATGTTAAATCTCTCAAACTAAGCAATTGGTGTATTCTG AATTTATCTATCAGAGCTATACTAAATCTTGGCACTTCAGTATCTAACATGGTATCTAACACGGTAAATGAAGCGACACTTGCCACAAGATTCAATAAATGTGAACTCGCAGGGTTGGTCTACGTcttaaaaaatttcatcaatctTGGAGTCCTTATCCTCAATGTTGTTGAAGATGTTGAAACGAAG TTTGAAGATATCTTAAAAGATGAAGGGTTTTATGAAACAACTTATTGGAAACCAGATGAACTTTCTGTCGTTGGTCTGCAGCAACACCTCAGGACTGTTGCGATACATGGCATTTTGGGCAGTAAAAGTTTTAGTTCTACCGCAGAATTAGTACCAACAGAAGATATTCTCGATCGACGGAGAACAGAGTTTGAGTTTGTTAGATTTCTTCTCAAGAACTTGAAGGAACTGGAAACTATGTTCATAACCCCAACAGAAGGTTTGAATACCTTTTCAGACTCAAAGAAGCTCGACATACTATTTCAACTTTCTTCAAGATTGTTGTCTTTACCTAGATCTTCACCAAATGTGCAAGTTATTATCCGTCCTATTCAACACACTG GTATCGGAATTAATCGAACACAACTTCGGTTATAG
- the LOC120283931 gene encoding putative F-box/FBD/LRR-repeat protein At1g66300 isoform X3, which produces MERPWKIQNLSLDLDEFERYTDKIKIDRISKLPDALLLQILSFLQVQDVMRVCCVSTRWKHLWKSVPSIDFTEAKIRTTGEFIRAVNKALSNRGGLQIREFRMDLPSIFCLASLRKLHLELVEFTNEDLEVLLSNCPSLKYLTLKNCSKYTHLRVFAKNSHNENLNIHEDGLNSETDLLVSAPNLLTLNFSGQSKRERFFGENLKSLVSVNFNFSSTYRHIWDPEDCFLFGQFIDHFCYVKSLKLSNWCILNLSIRAILNLGTSVSNMVSNTVNEATLATRFNKCELAGLVYVLKNFINLGVLILNVVEDVETKFEDILKDEGFYETTYWKPDELSVVGLQQHLRTVAIHGILGSKSFSSTAELVPTEDILDRRRTEFEFVRFLLKNLKELETMFITPTEGLNTFSDSKKLDILFQLSSRLLSLPRSSPNVQVIIRPIQHTGIGINRTQLRL; this is translated from the exons ATGGAGAGGCCTTGGAAGATACAGAACCTTTCTTTGGACTTGGATGAATTTGAGAGATATACTGATAAGATCAAAATTGATAGGATCAGTAAATTGCCTGATGCTTTGCTCCTTCAAATCCTTTCCTTCCTGCAAGTGCAAGATGTTATGCGGGTGTGCTGTGTGTCGACGAGATGGAAGCATTTGTGGAAGTCAGTCCCTTCCATAGACTTCACTGAAGCAAAGATAAGGACAACTGGAGAGTTCATTAGAGCTGTCAATAAAGCGCTAAGCAATCGAGGAGGTTTACAGATCAGAGAGTTCCGG ATGGACTTGCCGTCAATTTTTTGCCTGGCCTCTCTCAGAAAACTTCACCTTGAACTTGTGGAGTTTACCAATGAAGACTTGGAGGTTCTTCTTAGCAATTGTCCATCCCTCAAATATCTTACACTGAAAAACTGCAGTAAGTACACTCATCTTAGAGTTTTTGCTAAGAATTCACATAATGAGAACTTGAATATACATGAGGATGGTTTGAATTCAGAAACAGATCTTTTGGTCTCTGCTCCCAATCTCTTGACATTAAATTTCTCTGGTCAGTCAAAAAGAGAGAGGTTTTTTGGGGAGAACCTCAAGTCTCTTGTGTCTGTCAACTTTAATTTCTCATCAACCTACCGCCATATTTGGGACCCTGAAGATTGCTTCCTCTTTGGGCAGTTCATTGATCATTTCTGTTATGTTAAATCTCTCAAACTAAGCAATTGGTGTATTCTG AATTTATCTATCAGAGCTATACTAAATCTTGGCACTTCAGTATCTAACATGGTATCTAACACGGTAAATGAAGCGACACTTGCCACAAGATTCAATAAATGTGAACTCGCAGGGTTGGTCTACGTcttaaaaaatttcatcaatctTGGAGTCCTTATCCTCAATGTTGTTGAAGATGTTGAAACGAAG TTTGAAGATATCTTAAAAGATGAAGGGTTTTATGAAACAACTTATTGGAAACCAGATGAACTTTCTGTCGTTGGTCTGCAGCAACACCTCAGGACTGTTGCGATACATGGCATTTTGGGCAGTAAAAGTTTTAGTTCTACCGCAGAATTAGTACCAACAGAAGATATTCTCGATCGACGGAGAACAGAGTTTGAGTTTGTTAGATTTCTTCTCAAGAACTTGAAGGAACTGGAAACTATGTTCATAACCCCAACAGAAGGTTTGAATACCTTTTCAGACTCAAAGAAGCTCGACATACTATTTCAACTTTCTTCAAGATTGTTGTCTTTACCTAGATCTTCACCAAATGTGCAAGTTATTATCCGTCCTATTCAACACACTG GTATCGGAATTAATCGAACACAACTTCGGTTATAG
- the LOC120256711 gene encoding uncharacterized protein LOC120256711 yields the protein MEQALLAGVATKIGETLAEETMKKKSASSKQDEVQLLSQIHSSMERIKSEFEVMQAFLNRVDKQRDEVTEAWLKRVRDVASQVEKVVDEFAKIVRGPSKKLSKALLETFKYNSWDPLVSHVKDRRNTVNNFCNNLWTTNLSGLNQIAAQLKTIEADLDHILKMKIRWEVTTMNS from the coding sequence ATGGAGCAAGCACTGTTGGCTGGTGTTGCTACAAAGATTGGTGAAACATTGGctgaagaaacaatgaagaagaagagtgcCAGCTCCAAACAAGATGAGGTTCAGTTACTGTCACAAATCCACAGCAGCATGGAAAGAATCAAGAGTGAGTTTGAAGTCATGCAAGCATTCTTAAACCGCGTCGATAAACAGAGGGATGAAGTCACTGAAGCTTGGTTGAAAAGAGTTCGAGATGTTGCATCACAAGTCGAGAAAGTTGTCGATGAGTTTGCAAAGATTGTTCGAGGTCCGAGTAAAAAATTATCCAAGGCTTTGCTTGAAACTTTTAAGTACAACTCTTGGGATCCTCTTGTTTCACATGTTAAGGATCGCCGGAATACGGTTAATAATTTCTGCAACAATTTGTGGACTACTAACTTAAGTGGTTTGAATCAAATTGCTGCTCAGTTGAAGACAATAGAAGCTGATCTTGATCACATTCTGAAAATGAAGATCAGATGGGAAGTAACAACGATGAATTCATAG
- the LOC120283931 gene encoding F-box/FBD/LRR-repeat protein At5g22700-like isoform X2, whose amino-acid sequence MERPWKIQNLSLDLDEFERYTDKIKIDRISKLPDALLLQILSFLQVQDVMRVCCVSTRWKHLWKSVPSIDFTEAKIRTTGEFIRAVNKALSNRGGLQIREFRVCVDSDLCQINNVDYWITFVVSHNVEVLYLDCTPDRPVSVNKDKLCLIPQSLYRCQYLHTLTLKFCQMDLPSIFCLASLRKLHLELVEFTNEDLEVLLSNCPSLKYLTLKNCSKYTHLRVFAKNSHNENLNIHEDGLNSETDLLVSAPNLLTLNFSGQSKRERFFGENLKSLVSVNFNFSSTYRHIWDPEDCFLFGQFIDHFCYVKSLKLSNWCILNLSIRAILNLGTSVSNMVSNTVNEATLATRFNKCELAGLVYVLKNFINLGVLILNVVEDVETKQHLRTVAIHGILGSKSFSSTAELVPTEDILDRRRTEFEFVRFLLKNLKELETMFITPTEGLNTFSDSKKLDILFQLSSRLLSLPRSSPNVQVIIRPIQHTGIGINRTQLRL is encoded by the exons ATGGAGAGGCCTTGGAAGATACAGAACCTTTCTTTGGACTTGGATGAATTTGAGAGATATACTGATAAGATCAAAATTGATAGGATCAGTAAATTGCCTGATGCTTTGCTCCTTCAAATCCTTTCCTTCCTGCAAGTGCAAGATGTTATGCGGGTGTGCTGTGTGTCGACGAGATGGAAGCATTTGTGGAAGTCAGTCCCTTCCATAGACTTCACTGAAGCAAAGATAAGGACAACTGGAGAGTTCATTAGAGCTGTCAATAAAGCGCTAAGCAATCGAGGAGGTTTACAGATCAGAGAGTTCCGGGTATGTGTCGACTCTGATTTATGCCAAATCAACAATGTTGACTATTGGATTACATTCGTGGTGAGCCACAACGTTGAAGTACTGTATTTGGACTGCACCCCTGATAGACCAGTCAGCGTGAATAAGGATAAATTATGCTTGATACCTCAAAGTTTGTATCGATGCCAATATTTGCACACACTAACATTGAAGTTTTGCCAGATGGACTTGCCGTCAATTTTTTGCCTGGCCTCTCTCAGAAAACTTCACCTTGAACTTGTGGAGTTTACCAATGAAGACTTGGAGGTTCTTCTTAGCAATTGTCCATCCCTCAAATATCTTACACTGAAAAACTGCAGTAAGTACACTCATCTTAGAGTTTTTGCTAAGAATTCACATAATGAGAACTTGAATATACATGAGGATGGTTTGAATTCAGAAACAGATCTTTTGGTCTCTGCTCCCAATCTCTTGACATTAAATTTCTCTGGTCAGTCAAAAAGAGAGAGGTTTTTTGGGGAGAACCTCAAGTCTCTTGTGTCTGTCAACTTTAATTTCTCATCAACCTACCGCCATATTTGGGACCCTGAAGATTGCTTCCTCTTTGGGCAGTTCATTGATCATTTCTGTTATGTTAAATCTCTCAAACTAAGCAATTGGTGTATTCTG AATTTATCTATCAGAGCTATACTAAATCTTGGCACTTCAGTATCTAACATGGTATCTAACACGGTAAATGAAGCGACACTTGCCACAAGATTCAATAAATGTGAACTCGCAGGGTTGGTCTACGTcttaaaaaatttcatcaatctTGGAGTCCTTATCCTCAATGTTGTTGAAGATGTTGAAACGAAG CAACACCTCAGGACTGTTGCGATACATGGCATTTTGGGCAGTAAAAGTTTTAGTTCTACCGCAGAATTAGTACCAACAGAAGATATTCTCGATCGACGGAGAACAGAGTTTGAGTTTGTTAGATTTCTTCTCAAGAACTTGAAGGAACTGGAAACTATGTTCATAACCCCAACAGAAGGTTTGAATACCTTTTCAGACTCAAAGAAGCTCGACATACTATTTCAACTTTCTTCAAGATTGTTGTCTTTACCTAGATCTTCACCAAATGTGCAAGTTATTATCCGTCCTATTCAACACACTG GTATCGGAATTAATCGAACACAACTTCGGTTATAG